AGCAAGGCAACGGCTAAAACATGTAATTTTTTGATCATAAGAATAGGTTTGTCCCAACCTGATGGCACTTCCTGCTACAAGGCAAAAACCTCCATAGTACCGGAACCAGCAGGTTATTGGAACTATTTAGTGGATTAGGCTATAAAAAAGAGAGCATTACTCTGATATTCCATTTCCAGGGGTTGCGGCGGTATACGCAGTCGTGCATTGGTTCCTGGGTGTATGGCAAGCGTTGCTGTCACCAATACCGGGCAGCATTGGATAGTGGTACTGTAAGGTAGTTTTGTTCTCATTATTTCGTAGTATCTGGTATAAATCAATAGTTTACGGTATAACACATGGCAATAGTGCTCTTGAAAATGCATTTCAAAAGCCTACTGTAAGGGAATAAGTGTATTATTTTTTATTCCTGCCGATAGCATTACCGAGCCCTATTCCACTGGGAAGCGCTACAGTATTCGGTTACTTTGATTTTTAGGGCTTGGGACCTTGGGGATTGTATTATGAGGGATATCCATCATGTTACTGTAGTACTCTTTGGGCAATTTCCTTCGAATAAGACCGTTCGATAATGTATATACGGGTACAAAACTACAGGACAGGAAGAATATAAATAGCCACAATACGTTTTCAGAATATCAGATAAGGACATATTTTAACATGACTTTTAGAAGCTAACGGTTCACCACACCCCCTACTGGTGTTCTTTTTATTTTCGTCGGTATTTCGTATGGCGTTATATAGGACCCCTTGTAACCCCAGTAAATACGGATAGCCACCGCTGGCCTGTATTCCTGTTTTTGTCATTTCTACGACACGTCCCCCGACGTATATTTTGGCGTCCCAAGTGTGGTCGCGACCACACCTGGGACGTGTCGCGACCACACCTGGGACGTGTCAGATGCACACTTTACCGTGGTCGTATCCACACTTTGGTGTGATCGCGACCTCGATTGAACGTATCAGATGCACACTTATCACGTATCGCGACCACACTTTGGTGTGCATCCAATCTCGAATAAAAAATATAATAATCCGTATAAAAACCTTCGAATCCATTTAGCAACCGCGTTTTTATACATTCTTTTCTTATTGTGCAACAGTGTTTTAAACATGAGTCCTATCCTATCCATTATGCCCCATCTTTTACCGTGCTGCATTGCAATATGCATCGAAAGCAGATCGTCCTACTGCTAAGTGAGGATAAAAATAATTTACCACTATTCCACTTCCCTTTTGCTCATTTTTAGATTTTGCCCTCTTCATGTTATTCGCAGAATGAAATATTTGCGATAAAAACCATAGCTATCCTAATAATTTTTATATTTTTGCCAATACAAAGTTAAATTTGTGCTCCCCTTCTTACTGTAAAAACTAATATTGTCTTATCGTATGCAAAAAATTACCACCTTATTCCTATTGGGATTGGGCCTCTATGGCTATTCCCAGGACATCCTTTGGGAGAAATCCTATGGCGGCCAGCACGCCGAATACCTGTTTGATGCCCAGCCTACTGCCGACTATGGTTTTATACTGGCAGGCAGTTCCTTATCTAAAAAAACAGGTAAGAAAACCGAAGACAATAATGGTGATTTGGACTTCTGGCTTTGGAAGATGGACGAGAAAGGGCAGGACGAATGGCAGAAAAACATCGGTGGTTCGGGAGCCGACTTATTGCAAAGTATTCGCACCACGCAGGATGGTGGTTTTATCCTGGCCGGAACCTCCGAATCCAACAAGGGTTTTGCGAAGCTCCATGACGGAAAAGGCAAGGAAGATTACTGGATCATAAAACTCAATGCCAAAGGTGATGAGCAGTGGCAACAAACCTTTGGGGGCAGTGGCCAGGATCGCGTGACGGCAGTGATCCAAACCCGTGATGGCGGTTATTTTATCGGTGGCTCCAGTAGCAGCAGCCCGGACAAAAAGAACCTGCAGGATCCTACCGGGAAATCGGAAGCGAGCCGTGGGAATTTGGACTATTGGGTGATCAAGCTCGATAGCAAAGGTAAAATGGAATGGCAGAAAACAATGGGCGGCCAATATGCCGATATCTTAGAAAGCCTGCAACAAACCACCGATGGGGGGTATATTTTAGGCGGGTATTCCAACAGCCCATCGGGCGTTTTGGAAGACGGCCGTCGCAGTGATAAAACCGAAGAAGTCTTGGGCTATGGTGATTTCTGGATTGTAAAATTAGATGCCAAAGGTGAAGAAGAATGGCAACAGACTTTAGGTGGTGAAGGCGATGATCATTTGTACAGCATCATCCAAACCCAGGATGGCAATTATATCGCAGCGGGGAATTCCAACAGCAACCGCTTACCCAAAGGCGGCAGTACCCGCGACACGGATTTCTGGCTGATCAAACTTGATGAATACGGCCAACCGCTATGGAGCCGTACCTACGACTTTGGCAAAACGGATATCCTGACTTCCTTGACTGAAAATAAAGATCGTACGCTAATGGTGGGCGGGTATTCCAAAAGCAGCAATGTACCGGGCAGCAAAAAGAAAGACAAAGAAGGGATTAACGATTATATCGCCCTCAAACTCTCCGCTACCGGAGACGAGTTGTGGAGTAAAACGGTGGGTAGTAATGGGGAAGACCTGTTGAAGAAATTGGTCGAAACCCGTGATGGTGGCTATATCTTAGCCGGCACTTCCACCCCCAATCCAGCCTCAGTAACCGCCTACAACAAAGGCAACTCCCGGGACCGGAATACAGCTATTGGGAAAAATGACTTTTGGGTGGTAAAACTCTTAGACAAAGACAAGCCTAAAGACAACCGCCTCAACATACAGGCGGTACCGAATCCGGCGCAGCAGTTTACCAACGTGATTGTTGGCTATGAATACAACACCGGAAATCCTTTTGTCTATGACTTAGGCGGTAGGTTACTGCAAAGCTTCGCCATTGAAAACCGCACGGTTCCGGTAGACTTAAGCACGTATCCCGAAGGCATCTATATCGTACAGATCAAAACCGATGTACAGGAAGATTCGGTGAAGGTGGTGAAAGGAATTGAAAAACATTAAAGTTAACAGCATACTTATAACCAATGAAAAAAATATACTTAA
The Flavobacterium kingsejongi genome window above contains:
- a CDS encoding T9SS type A sorting domain-containing protein, which produces MQKITTLFLLGLGLYGYSQDILWEKSYGGQHAEYLFDAQPTADYGFILAGSSLSKKTGKKTEDNNGDLDFWLWKMDEKGQDEWQKNIGGSGADLLQSIRTTQDGGFILAGTSESNKGFAKLHDGKGKEDYWIIKLNAKGDEQWQQTFGGSGQDRVTAVIQTRDGGYFIGGSSSSSPDKKNLQDPTGKSEASRGNLDYWVIKLDSKGKMEWQKTMGGQYADILESLQQTTDGGYILGGYSNSPSGVLEDGRRSDKTEEVLGYGDFWIVKLDAKGEEEWQQTLGGEGDDHLYSIIQTQDGNYIAAGNSNSNRLPKGGSTRDTDFWLIKLDEYGQPLWSRTYDFGKTDILTSLTENKDRTLMVGGYSKSSNVPGSKKKDKEGINDYIALKLSATGDELWSKTVGSNGEDLLKKLVETRDGGYILAGTSTPNPASVTAYNKGNSRDRNTAIGKNDFWVVKLLDKDKPKDNRLNIQAVPNPAQQFTNVIVGYEYNTGNPFVYDLGGRLLQSFAIENRTVPVDLSTYPEGIYIVQIKTDVQEDSVKVVKGIEKH